In one Tachysurus fulvidraco isolate hzauxx_2018 chromosome 16, HZAU_PFXX_2.0, whole genome shotgun sequence genomic region, the following are encoded:
- the LOC113647975 gene encoding alpha-1-antitrypsin homolog isoform X2, with amino-acid sequence MWQKTCLTFALLVIMTSAEHHEGHNHTEHSADHHLEDHTANNTDFAFALYEKLSNQADAKGKNIFFSPLSISMALSMLALGAKGETHSQIFSTLGYSSFTEDQVNEAYEHLLHMLDHSQEAMLLETGGGLAVRDGFKPADKFLKDLQHFYHAEAFTVDFSKPDIAVQEVNKFIAKKTRDTITDMVKSLDQDTIMVLINYIYFRGKWQKPFQEDATHKADFYVDKNKKVTVDMMKLVNEQHNVHITRSVTIVQLPYIGNASMLIVLPAKGKMKEVEKQITSVQLRKWLDKCRVWSVDLYMPKFSISASASLGDSLKEMGIVDAFSDKADFSGMSEDTELKVSNVLHKVILNVDEKGTEAVGSTTVEIINKSMPLTIKINRPFLLYIWEESLKSLVFMGRIVNPAL; translated from the exons ATGTGGCAAAAGACCTGTTTGACTTTTGCTCTCCTGGTGATAATGACCTCAGCTGAACACCATGAGGGCCACAATCACACAGAACATTCAGCAGATCATCATTTAGAAGATCACACAGCTAATAATACTGACTTCGCCTTTGCCTTATACGAGAAACTCTCCAACCAGGCTGATGCCAAAGGCAAGAACATCTTCTTCTCTCCACTGAGCATTTCCATGGCTCTGTCTATGTTGGCTCTGGGAGCCAAGGGGGAGACCCACTCACAGATCTTCAGCACTCTGGGCTACAGTTCATTCACAGAAGATCAGGTCAATGAAGCCTACGAGCACCTGCTGCACATGCTAGACCACAGCCAGGAGGCCATGCTGCTGGAGACAGGAGGTGGTCTGGCTGTCAGAGACGGCTTCAAACCTGCCGATAAGTTTTTGAAGGATCTTCAGCACTTCTACCATGCAGAAGCCTTTACTGTGGACTTTTCCAAACCTGACATTGCTGTCCAAGAGGTCAACAAGTTCATTGCCAAGAAGACCAGGGACACCATAACTGACATGGTAAAGAGCCTGGATCAAGATACCATCATGGTGCTCATCAACTACATCTATTTCAGAG GAAAATGGCAGAAGCCTTTCCAAGAGGATGCGACCCACAAAGCTGACTTCTATGTGGATAAGAACAAGAAAGTCACTGTGGACATGATGAAGTTAGTGAATGAACAACACAATGTCCACATAACCAGAAGCGTCACCATTGTCCAGTTGCCCTACATTGGCAACGCCTCCATGTTGATCGTTCTTCCTGCTAAGGGAAAGATGAAGGAAGTGGAGAAACAAATAACGAGTGTTCAGCTCAGGAAGTGGCTGGACAAATGCCGTGTATG gtCTGTGGACCTTTACATGCCCAAGTTCTCCATCTCTGCCTCCGCCTCTCTCGGGGACAGTCTAAAGGAAATGGGAATTGTTGATGCTTTCTCAGACAAGGCAGACTTCTCTGGCATGAGCGAGGACACAGAACTGAAGGTGTCCAAT GTTCTCCACAAGGTAATCCTCAACGTAGATGAGAAAGGCACCGAAGCGGTTGGAAGCACCACTGTAGAGATTATAAATAAGTCTATGCCATTAACCATTAAAATCAACAGACCCTTCCTGCTCTACATCTGGGAGGAATCACTTAAGAGCCTCGTCTTCATGGGCAGGATCGTCAACCCTGCTCTATAA
- the LOC113647975 gene encoding alpha-1-antitrypsin homolog isoform X1: MRSDTKHSIAIEGKHRHGLGPVFNNNSILRSSEGDKMWQKTCLTFALLVIMTSAEHHEGHNHTEHSADHHLEDHTANNTDFAFALYEKLSNQADAKGKNIFFSPLSISMALSMLALGAKGETHSQIFSTLGYSSFTEDQVNEAYEHLLHMLDHSQEAMLLETGGGLAVRDGFKPADKFLKDLQHFYHAEAFTVDFSKPDIAVQEVNKFIAKKTRDTITDMVKSLDQDTIMVLINYIYFRGKWQKPFQEDATHKADFYVDKNKKVTVDMMKLVNEQHNVHITRSVTIVQLPYIGNASMLIVLPAKGKMKEVEKQITSVQLRKWLDKCRVWSVDLYMPKFSISASASLGDSLKEMGIVDAFSDKADFSGMSEDTELKVSNVLHKVILNVDEKGTEAVGSTTVEIINKSMPLTIKINRPFLLYIWEESLKSLVFMGRIVNPAL; the protein is encoded by the exons ATGAGATCGGACACTAAGCACAGTATAGCTAtagaaggaaaacacagacatggACTTGGACCAGTGTTTAATAACAACAGCATCCTGAGATCATCTGAAG GTGACAAAATGTGGCAAAAGACCTGTTTGACTTTTGCTCTCCTGGTGATAATGACCTCAGCTGAACACCATGAGGGCCACAATCACACAGAACATTCAGCAGATCATCATTTAGAAGATCACACAGCTAATAATACTGACTTCGCCTTTGCCTTATACGAGAAACTCTCCAACCAGGCTGATGCCAAAGGCAAGAACATCTTCTTCTCTCCACTGAGCATTTCCATGGCTCTGTCTATGTTGGCTCTGGGAGCCAAGGGGGAGACCCACTCACAGATCTTCAGCACTCTGGGCTACAGTTCATTCACAGAAGATCAGGTCAATGAAGCCTACGAGCACCTGCTGCACATGCTAGACCACAGCCAGGAGGCCATGCTGCTGGAGACAGGAGGTGGTCTGGCTGTCAGAGACGGCTTCAAACCTGCCGATAAGTTTTTGAAGGATCTTCAGCACTTCTACCATGCAGAAGCCTTTACTGTGGACTTTTCCAAACCTGACATTGCTGTCCAAGAGGTCAACAAGTTCATTGCCAAGAAGACCAGGGACACCATAACTGACATGGTAAAGAGCCTGGATCAAGATACCATCATGGTGCTCATCAACTACATCTATTTCAGAG GAAAATGGCAGAAGCCTTTCCAAGAGGATGCGACCCACAAAGCTGACTTCTATGTGGATAAGAACAAGAAAGTCACTGTGGACATGATGAAGTTAGTGAATGAACAACACAATGTCCACATAACCAGAAGCGTCACCATTGTCCAGTTGCCCTACATTGGCAACGCCTCCATGTTGATCGTTCTTCCTGCTAAGGGAAAGATGAAGGAAGTGGAGAAACAAATAACGAGTGTTCAGCTCAGGAAGTGGCTGGACAAATGCCGTGTATG gtCTGTGGACCTTTACATGCCCAAGTTCTCCATCTCTGCCTCCGCCTCTCTCGGGGACAGTCTAAAGGAAATGGGAATTGTTGATGCTTTCTCAGACAAGGCAGACTTCTCTGGCATGAGCGAGGACACAGAACTGAAGGTGTCCAAT GTTCTCCACAAGGTAATCCTCAACGTAGATGAGAAAGGCACCGAAGCGGTTGGAAGCACCACTGTAGAGATTATAAATAAGTCTATGCCATTAACCATTAAAATCAACAGACCCTTCCTGCTCTACATCTGGGAGGAATCACTTAAGAGCCTCGTCTTCATGGGCAGGATCGTCAACCCTGCTCTATAA